Proteins encoded by one window of Vicia villosa cultivar HV-30 ecotype Madison, WI unplaced genomic scaffold, Vvil1.0 ctg.005573F_1_1, whole genome shotgun sequence:
- the LOC131642671 gene encoding uncharacterized protein LOC131642671 produces MRRIGEVAYQLALPPSLSGLHDVFHVSQLRKFVPDSFHPILSNTIEVEPDLSFQPKPCRILEYASKSLRSKEIPLVKVLWEESRPDEATWELKSEMRELYPHLFCDGVGRHLGNVTAVTHLG; encoded by the exons ATGAGACGGATAGGTGAAGTCGCATACCAGTTAGCGTTGCCtccttcactatccgggctgcatgacgttttccatgtgtctcagttacgGAAGTTTGTGCCGGATTCATTTCATCCTATCCTATCGAATACAATTGAAGTTGAACCAGATCTTTCTTTTCAACCGAAACCTTGTCGTATCTTGGAGTATGCTAGCAAGTCGTTGAGAAGCAAAGAGATACCTCTTGTGAAGGTGTTGTGGGAAGAGTCGCGTCCTGACGAAGCAACTTGGGAGCTCAAGTCAGAGATGCGGGAGTTGTATCCTCACTTattctg TGATGGGGTCGGACGCCATTTAGGCAATGTCACGGCTGTAACTCATCTCGGATGA